DNA sequence from the Acidobacteriota bacterium genome:
GATCCGCAGTCGGCCCAAATCGACTGGCGGGCGGTCCGCCGCGATCTTCGCCCTGAGGCTGAAAAGGATGTTCGGCTGGCCCTGATCCTCAACCAGGTCGCACGCGATGAAGGCATCGAGATCGGTGACTCCGACCTGGAGGAAGAAATCGCCAAGATGGCTGAAAGTTCCCAGCAGCCGCCCGAGAAGGTGCGTCAGAGATTGCGCAGCGAGGGGTCGCTGGAAGGTTTCAGAGAGCGTCTCTTGAGACGCCGGGCCATGGAACGGGTAGAGAAAAGCGCCCAAATATCCGAAGAGAAACCATAAAGGAGCAAGTTGCAGTGACTCTTGTACCGATGGTCGTCGAGCAGACCAACCGCGGAGAGCGGGCTTACGACATTTATTCGCGTCTGCTCAAAGACAACATCATTTTCATAGGCAGCCCCATCGACGACAACGTGGCCAACCTGGTGATCGCCCAGTTGCTGTTCCTGATGGCCGAGGATCCCGAGCGGGACATCTCCCTCTACATCAACTCTCCAGGCGGTTCCATCACGGCCGGGCTGGCCATCTACGACACCATGCAGTTCGTGCGCAACGACGTCTCGACGATCTGCATCGGCCAGGCCGCCTCCATGGGAGCGCTTTTGCTGGCGGCCGGCGAAGAGGGCAAGCGCTTCGCGTTGCCCAACAGCCGCATCCTCATCCATCAGCCCTCCATGTCCGGGTTGTCGGGACAAGCTACCGACATCGACATCCACGCCAAGGAGATTCTGCGCATGAGGGAAAGGACCAGCGAGATTCTCTCCTCGCATACCGGAAAGAAGCTTGAGAAAATTCACCGGGACGTGGACCGCGACTACATTATGGACGCGGAACAGGCCAGGGAGTATGGTATAATCGATCAGATTATTGAACAGCCGACGTAACGTCGGAGAAGCCGGTGAACCCCCGATCCGAGGGGGATTTCATCCCACCCAAGCGACATGCTCACTCGCATTTGCAGTGACACCGTACGCGGTGACGGATAGCCTTGAGAGAGATTGCCCGAA
Encoded proteins:
- the clpP gene encoding ATP-dependent Clp endopeptidase proteolytic subunit ClpP → MTLVPMVVEQTNRGERAYDIYSRLLKDNIIFIGSPIDDNVANLVIAQLLFLMAEDPERDISLYINSPGGSITAGLAIYDTMQFVRNDVSTICIGQAASMGALLLAAGEEGKRFALPNSRILIHQPSMSGLSGQATDIDIHAKEILRMRERTSEILSSHTGKKLEKIHRDVDRDYIMDAEQAREYGIIDQIIEQPT